The Chthoniobacterales bacterium genomic interval TCGCCGTTGAAGTCGGGCTGGAAACGCCGGGCCAGGGCGATGAGAGCGAGTTGATCGCCGGGGGAGGCCAATTTTGTAGGTGGCAGCTGCAACCCGGAGAGGCTGGCGCGCCGGGGATTGGAGAACGTGAAGATTTCCCGGAAGACGGGTGCGGCGGCCATGTTCTGCGCGTCGGGGAGGGGATCGGGCCGGAACGCGTCGAGCGAAAGCGGCTCTCCCGCCGCCTGCAGGGTGGCTTCCACCCGGCGCCACGCCGCTCCGCCCGTCCAGTTTTCGTAACCGTAGAAAATCCCAACCACGAGCGTCGGCAGGGCCAGTGCCGCGAGCAAAAGGACGAGCAGGGCACGCTTCATGGCTTGGGAACCGTTGGCGCCGGCACGCGGCGCTCACTTTCCACGAGCATAACGCGTTCTGGCCGCGATTCGACCGATATAAATTCCTGTGGTGAGTTATTTGCCGGGGCGGTAAGGTCGCCCTCCGATGAGCGCAATGGTCGAACTGCGGGGAATCCATAAACGGTTTGGAGATTTCGTGGCCCTGCAGAACGTCGACTTCGAGATTCGCGAAGGTGAGTTCATGACGTTTCTGGGGCCCTCGGGTTGTGGCAAGACCACCTGCCTGCGATTGATCAGCGGCTTTGACTCGCCGACATCCGGCCAGGTCTTCATTGGCGGAAAAGACGTTACGCACGATCCGCCCTACCGCCGCGACGTGAACCAGGTGTTCCAGAGCTACGCCCTCTTTCCGCATCTTACGATCTACGAGAATATCGCCTTTGGGTTGCGCATGAAGGGGGTGGGCGCTGCCGAGGTCAAACAGCGCGTCGACCGGGTGGTGGAAATGACTTCGCTCGGGGATTTCGTGCAACGCCGGCCCGCGCAGATGTCCGGCGGCCAGCGGCAACGCGTGGCTCTGGCTCGCGCCATTGTCTGCGAACCGAAAGTCCTGCTGCTCGATGAGCCCCTCTCCGCGCTCGATGCCAAGTTGCGTGCCCAGATGCGCCTGGAGCTCAAGCAGCTCCAGAAGCGTCTCGGGATCACCTTCGTGTTCGTCACTCACGACCAGGAGGAGGCGCTCACCATGAGCGACCGCATCGCGGTGATCAACCGCGGCCAGGTCGAGCAGATCGGAACCGTGGCGGATATCTATTACGAGCCCGCCACCCGCTTCGTCGCCAGCTTCATCGGCGAGACGAACATCGTCAGCGCCCGGGTGCTCAGTCGGGAGGAAGGCTTCATCCTCTGTGAGATGGAAGGCGGCCTCCACGTGAAGGTCCGCGCGAATCCCCGCGTGACCGATGACGAAGTGCTGCTTTCACTCCGTCCGGAAAAAATCCGCGTCTTTCGCCAGCTCGCGACCGGCGAGAATACTTTCCCGGCCCGAGTGTCGTTGGAAATCTTCAAGGGCGCCGTGGACGAACTCACCCTGAATTGCGGGAATGGCCTCGAACTCGGCGCGATTCTCGCGAACGACGGCAATACCGAGTTCGAATGCCACGAGGGCGAAGAGGTCTATTTCCGCATCCAGCCCGGCGACATCAGTGTCATCGCCGCCTAGTCGTTTTTTGAAAACGAAATGCGGAAATCTGAACACTCCCTGACATCCTTCGTTCGATTTTGTTCAAAAAAAGATTCGAATTTTGTTTGACGCTCTGAGGGGCAGGCAGTTAAACGCCTTGGCATGCTCCGTGCTTGTTGAGAGGGAGCAATCATGCCTAACCATGATTGATTCGGGATCAGCCCTGCTGGGCCCGGGTCTTTCAACAAAAACAAAGAACCAAACAACCCTATGAAACTAGCTACAAAGTTTGCTGCAGTCCTTGGCACGGCGGCTCTGCTCTCCAGCAGCGCGCTCTTCGCTGGCGACGGCAAGTCCTTCAAAGAAGTCAAGGAAGTCGTGACGGAACCCGTCA includes:
- a CDS encoding ABC transporter ATP-binding protein, which codes for MALQNVDFEIREGEFMTFLGPSGCGKTTCLRLISGFDSPTSGQVFIGGKDVTHDPPYRRDVNQVFQSYALFPHLTIYENIAFGLRMKGVGAAEVKQRVDRVVEMTSLGDFVQRRPAQMSGGQRQRVALARAIVCEPKVLLLDEPLSALDAKLRAQMRLELKQLQKRLGITFVFVTHDQEEALTMSDRIAVINRGQVEQIGTVADIYYEPATRFVASFIGETNIVSARVLSREEGFILCEMEGGLHVKVRANPRVTDDEVLLSLRPEKIRVFRQLATGENTFPARVSLEIFKGAVDELTLNCGNGLELGAILANDGNTEFECHEGEEVYFRIQPGDISVIAA